In Denticeps clupeoides chromosome 1, fDenClu1.1, whole genome shotgun sequence, a single window of DNA contains:
- the cep170ba gene encoding centrosomal protein of 170 kDa protein B isoform X3 — protein MQSRSVDKQHAVINYDPATNDHLVKDLGSLNGTFVNDLRIPDQTYITLKLSDVIRFGYDSHVYILERSQHRVPEEALKHEKYTSQLQMDLEATEVRKHEQTEENNKHSDSTHTKMDNTERSTKTASETPPSRPTPLYGQPSWWGEDEDEHNDQQQTDTKPPDCSHSVDPKEGTKKKLCASAPITVDQEKSIYSYRRDPSYFEIPTKEFYSRPKTAELQAHEAPTKDLDIPATPTPPVVQSHASFTIEFDDCTPGKIKIKDHVTKFSFRQRKQPGNEAATTPTEEMSVESKVADWLVQSDSCIMRNKFRPDDLYSTKSDLPINNKALADHYHEDGTQSDSEEPVLMEKQGLQSKLLGNPQRPFHSQQQQPLTAPDEKATLSTSPSPPQSQGKPEPQQAFVIEFFDQKKRSHSFTNKLSPSESNSGLRNRLEKKQNAVLPDRPSPIPNSNPPTQQFTIPLKDSPGPQRASSLRREKSDIRLSSSSFSSHSASGTNIRSFGSVGRRTKLAQDFAAELLKHSKKSATSSSTAITAPVTPALQGSSVRTVSTELPIPSRTGTEDKPTRGPRSEEDDSLSDAGTYTIEADCQDKEVVEARNMIDQVFGVDVAGHKSMTPGPVYMTDSTNGRQGQGTLHLSESSSASVQGPYPPDLSESPLVPQGSSGSLMDPGGQRWVSRWASLADGYSESGPVSGLFNIPAQLELSGGRIIHQAMLNRTFETESESSPLSSRARRVLPQLPSQEQTDCPPPSIQIQSNPYATYEVRGRRSKSPRQQSDVHKLRVGDDLEPDSLSDASKSDDGSVLEPSKTWKKDPGLKACENSWSDNRSKTRDISNTATSIYVKVEESESKPNQAFQEIHAKFSSATVTRQYSNKTLKPNASDPNLDVLQSNEDSPPLMRQESFTTFRTTSDYHTAQLPNISNEPPSSARDPADAFRGVCKQDTQGYLKDTEDVLAVLEAKLQNQQQVSSALDDSFSGESDVDTSSTISQRSSRNMPNATSKNPALTSGHQKERLSLGRQDLDQHSQHSTQENRRPTDSGGKVSDLGRKPTVPRSFAKHGFNDNSDYNQRQWPDSVTSDQEYSSTRRKCVVPSQKEDSGKSGRNSVAQALARSNSLTAPRPTRTSVLRRARLGEASDNEGAEVDRTSQNSEGSAQGSRPTLESRKLSRLDILAQPRKRTGSFNTPSDTESPSTRTGFSNRSSELSSSVRKASVPDPKGVARKTSGTTGKQPIIRGRSSSAKYASSTASSRRHQKGSDYTSTSEEEYEPSHSSTPKPKRSHNPGTSQTPVLARPTPRVQEEGHDGDAFQNWTTHSAEIARLSQDLAKDLAILAREIHDVAGDTDPQNTVTSDSMRTVKEEVTQDLHNHIPEASQSFQKFPLNSTAIRDPNQTLCAQDTHTKSQVCNLEEFNVDNQMLNPVSQLSFAIRENTEMLTEKIKVLFHNKAEVWEEAEAKANAENDIPAPKTSNKEITSIYRELRRVQRQLEVINSIIEPCEKPVPSKPVHAPASSLSGLKSGRRFLKDWKPLSSLRGGGGGPSAKPSGGSRRHGLASDGEFSVV, from the exons ACATTTGTGAATGATCTCCGAATCCCGGACCAGACGTACATCACTCTCAAGCTCTCGGATGTTATACGCTTCGGTTATG ATTCTCATGTTTATATCCTGGAGAGGAGCCAGCACAGAGTCCCAGAGGAAGCTCTGAAG CATGAGAAATACACTAGTCAGCTGCAGATGGACCTGGAGGCTACAGAAGTTAGGAAACATGAGCAGACAGAGGAGAATAACAAGCACTCCGACTCCACCCATACCAAAATGGACAATACCGAGCGCAGCACCAAGACAG CCTCAGAGACTCCACCTTCCAGGCCCACCCCTCTCTATGGGCAGCCATCATGGTggggtgaggatgaggatgagcaCAACGACCAGCAGCAGACTGATACAAAGCCACCAGACTGCAGTCACTCAG TGGATCCTAAGGAAGGCACTAAGAAGAAGCTTTGTGCCAGTGCCCCCATCACAGTGGATCAGGAAAAGTCCATCTACTCCTACCGCAGGGATCCCAGTTACTTTGAGATCCCTACCAAAGAGTTCTATTCCAGACCCAAAACGGCTGAACTGCAAGCACATGAAGCACCCACAAAAGATCTAGACATTCCGGCCACACCCACACCTCCTGTGGTGCAGAGCCATGCATCCTTCACCATTGAATTTGACGACTGCACTCCCGGGAAGATTAAGATCAAAGATCATGTGACCAAATTCTCCTTCCGGCAGCGTAAACAGCCTGGCAATGAAGCAGCAACCACACCCACTGAGGAGATGTCTGTTGAGAGCAAGGTGGCTGATTGGTTGGTGCAGAGTGACTCTTGCATTATGAGAAACAAGTTCAGGCCAGATGACCTGTACAGCACCAAGAGTGATCTGCCCATTAACAACAAGGCTCTCGCAG ATCACTATCATGAAGATGGCACACAGAGTGACTCAGAGGAACCTGTTCTAATGGAGAAGCAGGGATTGCAGTCTAAGCTTCTAGGAAACCCTCAGAGACCTTTCCATTCCCAGCAACAGCAACCTCTGACTGCTCCTGATGAAAAGGCTACCCTCTCAACCTCGCCGTCTCCACCACAGAGTCAGGGGAAACCAGAACCACAGCAAGCGTTTGTCATTGAATTTTTTGATCAGAAGAAGCGCTCTCATTCTTTCACCAACAAATTGAGTCCAAGTGAGTCCAATTCCGGCCTCAGGAATCGTCTGGAGAAGAAACAAAATGCTGTACTGCCTGACCGACCTAGCCCCATTCCAAACTCAAATCCCCCAACTCAACAGTTTACCATACCCCTCAAAGACTCGCCTGGGCCACAGAGAGCCAGTTCACTACGACGGGAAAAGAGCGACATTCGCCTCAGTTCCTCCAGCTTCTCTTCTCATTCAGCATCTGGCACAAACATTCGATCATTTGGAAGTGTGGGGCGGCGTACTAAACTGGCACAGGACTTTGCAGCTGAACTCCTCAAACATTCTAAAAAAtctgccacctcctcttccaccgCCATAACAGCTCCAGTTACACCAGCCCTGCAGGGCTCCTCTGTCCGTACAGTGTCCACTGAGCTCCCTATTCCTTCTAGGACAGGTACAGAAGACAAACCCACCAGGGGCCCCAGGAGTGAAGAAGATGATAGCTTGAGTGATGCAGGCACCTATACCATTGAGGCTGACTGCCAGGACAAAGAGGTGGTGGAAGCACGTAATATGATCGATCAG GTGTTTGGGGTTGACGTGGCAGGACACAAGAGCATGACTCCAGGGCCAGTCTATATGACTGATAGCACTAACGGCAGGCAGGGCCAGGGTACACTTCACCTAAGTGAGAGTAGTTCTGCCTCGGTGCAGGGGCCTTATCCACCAGACCTTAGTGAATCACCTTTGGTcccacag GGCTCGTCGGGGAGCTTGATGGACCCTGGGGGCCAGCGTTGGGTCTCTCGCTGGGCAAGTCTGGCAGATGGCTATTCAGAGTCAGGCCCAGTCTCTGGCCTCTTCAACATCCCAGCACAGTTGGAGCTCTCTG GAGGCAGAATAATCCATCAGGCCATGCTGAACCGAACCTTTGAAACTGAATCAGAGAGCAGTCCTCTGAGTTCACGCGCAAGGCGTGTGCTCCCTCAATTACCCTCACAGGAGCAAACTGACTGTCCACCACCTAGCATCCAAATCCAATCTAACCCCTATGCAACCTATGAGGTTAGGGGCAGGAGGTCAAAAAGCCCTCGGCAGCAGAGTGATGTCCATAAGTTGCGTGTCGGGGATGACCTGGAGCCGGACAGCTTGAGTGATGCCAGCAAATCGGATGATGGCTCAGTTCTAGAGCCGAGCAAGACCTGGAAAAAAGATCCTGGATTAAAGGCATGTGAGAATAGTTGGTCCGATAACAGATCCAAAACAAGGGACATCTCAAACACAGCTACCTCAATTTATGTTAAAGTTGAGGAAAGTGAGTCCAAACCTAACCAAGCTTTTCAAGAAATTCATGCCAAGTTTTCATCAGCCACTGTGACCAGGCAGTATAGCAATAAAACTTTGAAGCCCAATGCCTCTGATCCTAACCTAGATGTCTTGCAGAGTAACGAGGACTCCCCTCCACTAATGAGGCAGGAGAGCTTTACAACTTTCCGGACCACCAGTGACTATCACACAGCTCAACTACCTAATATCTCCAATGAACCCCCTTCTAGTGCTCGGGATCCTGCAGATGCCTTCAGAGGTGTCTGCAAacaggacactcagggttatctCAAGGACACAGAAGACGTATTGGCTGTACTTGAGGCAAAACTCCAGAATCAACAGCAGGTCAGCAGTGCCCTGGACGATTCTTTCTCTGGAGAATCAGATGTGGACACCTCCAGCACGATCAGCCAGCGCAGCAGCAGGAACATGCCCAACGCTACCTCCAAGAACCCTGCACTCACCTCTGGGCATCAGAAGGAAAGGTTATCCCTTGGACGGCAGGATCTGGATCAGCACAGTCAGCACTCCACACAGGAGAATCGGCGGCCCACAGATTCAGGCGGCAAAGTGTCCGATCTTGGCCGAAAACCCACAGTGCCACGTAGTTTTGCTAAACATGGTTTTAACGACAACAGTGATTACAACCAGCGCCAGTGGCCCGACTCTGTTACCTCAGACCAGGAGTACTCCAGCACTCGCAGGAAGTGCGTAGTTCCTTCGCAGAAAGAAGACTCAGGCAAGTCCGGAAGGAATTCAGTCGCTCAGGCCCTGGCCCGCTCCAACTCCCTCACTGCTCCTCGCCCAACCCGAACTTCTGTTCTCCGCCGTGCCCGGCTCGGAGAGGCTTCTGACAACGAGGGTGCTGAGGTTGACCGGACGTCACAGAACTCTGAGGGTAGTGCGCAGGGATCACGGCCTACACTGGAAAGCAGAAAGCTGTCCCGCCTTGACATCTTAGCTCAGCCCAGGAAAAGGACCGGATCCTTCAACACACCCAGCGATACGGAATCCCCCTCCACACGAACAGGATTCTCCAATCGCAGCTCAGAGCTCAGCAGCTCTGTACGCAAGGCCTCTGTGCCTGACCCAAAGGGTGTGGCTCGGAAAACATCAGGGACCACAGGCAAACAACCAATCATCCGAGGACGTTCCAGCAGTGCAAAGTATGCCAGCAGTACAGCCA GCTCCAGAAGGCATCAGAAGGGTTCAGATTACACCTCCACCTCGGAGGAGGAGTACGAACCTAGCCACAGTAGTACGCCTAAACCCAAACGCTCCCATAACCCAGGAACCTCGCAGACTCCTGTGCTGGCCCGGCCTACACCCAGGGTTCAAGAGGAGGGCCATGATGGGGATGCCTTCCAGAACTGGACCACCCATAGTGCAGAGATTGCCAG GCTGAGTCAGGACCTGGCTAAAGACCTAGCGATATTGGCCAGAGAAATCCATGATGTGGCTGGAGATACAGATCCTCAGAACACGGTTACATCAGACTCCATGAGAACAGTAAAGGAGGAGGTAACACAAGAT TTGCATAATCACATTCCAGAGGCAAGTCAGAGCTTCCAGAAATTTCCACTGAACTCCACTGCAATTAGGGACCCCAACCAGACCTTATGTGCccaagatacacacacaaagtcacaagtcTGCAACCTAGAAGAG TTCAATGTAGACAATCAGATGTTGAATCCAGTGTCTCAACTGTCTTTTGCCATCCGGGAGAACACTGAAATGCtaacagagaaaataaa ggtTCTTTTCCACAATAAGGCAGAGGTGTGGGAAGAGGCTGAGGCAAAGGCCAATGCTGAAAATGACATTCCTGCACCGAAAACCTCAAACaaa GAAATCACATCCATTTATAGAGAGCTCCGAAGGGTTCAGAGACAGCTGGAAG TCATCAACAGCATCATCGAGCCCTGTGAGAAGCCAGTGCCCAGTAAACCAGTGCATGCGCCTGCCTCATCTCTGTCTGGACTGAAAAGCGGTAGGAGATTCCTGAAGGACTGGAAGCCACTTTCATCCCTtcggggtggagggggtggacCCTCAGCGAAGCCCAGCGGTGGCAGCAGGCGGCATGGATTGGCCTCAGATGGAGAGTTTTCTGTGGTCTGA
- the cep170ba gene encoding centrosomal protein of 170 kDa protein B isoform X1, which yields MSVTSWFLVSSSGTRHRLPREMIFVGREDCELMLQSRSVDKQHAVINYDPATNDHLVKDLGSLNGTFVNDLRIPDQTYITLKLSDVIRFGYDSHVYILERSQHRVPEEALKHEKYTSQLQMDLEATEVRKHEQTEENNKHSDSTHTKMDNTERSTKTASETPPSRPTPLYGQPSWWGEDEDEHNDQQQTDTKPPDCSHSVDPKEGTKKKLCASAPITVDQEKSIYSYRRDPSYFEIPTKEFYSRPKTAELQAHEAPTKDLDIPATPTPPVVQSHASFTIEFDDCTPGKIKIKDHVTKFSFRQRKQPGNEAATTPTEEMSVESKVADWLVQSDSCIMRNKFRPDDLYSTKSDLPINNKALADHYHEDGTQSDSEEPVLMEKQGLQSKLLGNPQRPFHSQQQQPLTAPDEKATLSTSPSPPQSQGKPEPQQAFVIEFFDQKKRSHSFTNKLSPSESNSGLRNRLEKKQNAVLPDRPSPIPNSNPPTQQFTIPLKDSPGPQRASSLRREKSDIRLSSSSFSSHSASGTNIRSFGSVGRRTKLAQDFAAELLKHSKKSATSSSTAITAPVTPALQGSSVRTVSTELPIPSRTGTEDKPTRGPRSEEDDSLSDAGTYTIEADCQDKEVVEARNMIDQVFGVDVAGHKSMTPGPVYMTDSTNGRQGQGTLHLSESSSASVQGPYPPDLSESPLVPQGSSGSLMDPGGQRWVSRWASLADGYSESGPVSGLFNIPAQLELSGGRIIHQAMLNRTFETESESSPLSSRARRVLPQLPSQEQTDCPPPSIQIQSNPYATYEVRGRRSKSPRQQSDVHKLRVGDDLEPDSLSDASKSDDGSVLEPSKTWKKDPGLKACENSWSDNRSKTRDISNTATSIYVKVEESESKPNQAFQEIHAKFSSATVTRQYSNKTLKPNASDPNLDVLQSNEDSPPLMRQESFTTFRTTSDYHTAQLPNISNEPPSSARDPADAFRGVCKQDTQGYLKDTEDVLAVLEAKLQNQQQVSSALDDSFSGESDVDTSSTISQRSSRNMPNATSKNPALTSGHQKERLSLGRQDLDQHSQHSTQENRRPTDSGGKVSDLGRKPTVPRSFAKHGFNDNSDYNQRQWPDSVTSDQEYSSTRRKCVVPSQKEDSGKSGRNSVAQALARSNSLTAPRPTRTSVLRRARLGEASDNEGAEVDRTSQNSEGSAQGSRPTLESRKLSRLDILAQPRKRTGSFNTPSDTESPSTRTGFSNRSSELSSSVRKASVPDPKGVARKTSGTTGKQPIIRGRSSSAKYASSTASSRRHQKGSDYTSTSEEEYEPSHSSTPKPKRSHNPGTSQTPVLARPTPRVQEEGHDGDAFQNWTTHSAEIARLSQDLAKDLAILAREIHDVAGDTDPQNTVTSDSMRTVKEEVTQDLHNHIPEASQSFQKFPLNSTAIRDPNQTLCAQDTHTKSQVCNLEEFNVDNQMLNPVSQLSFAIRENTEMLTEKIKVLFHNKAEVWEEAEAKANAENDIPAPKTSNKEITSIYRELRRVQRQLEVINSIIEPCEKPVPSKPVHAPASSLSGLKSGRRFLKDWKPLSSLRGGGGGPSAKPSGGSRRHGLASDGEFSVV from the exons ACATTTGTGAATGATCTCCGAATCCCGGACCAGACGTACATCACTCTCAAGCTCTCGGATGTTATACGCTTCGGTTATG ATTCTCATGTTTATATCCTGGAGAGGAGCCAGCACAGAGTCCCAGAGGAAGCTCTGAAG CATGAGAAATACACTAGTCAGCTGCAGATGGACCTGGAGGCTACAGAAGTTAGGAAACATGAGCAGACAGAGGAGAATAACAAGCACTCCGACTCCACCCATACCAAAATGGACAATACCGAGCGCAGCACCAAGACAG CCTCAGAGACTCCACCTTCCAGGCCCACCCCTCTCTATGGGCAGCCATCATGGTggggtgaggatgaggatgagcaCAACGACCAGCAGCAGACTGATACAAAGCCACCAGACTGCAGTCACTCAG TGGATCCTAAGGAAGGCACTAAGAAGAAGCTTTGTGCCAGTGCCCCCATCACAGTGGATCAGGAAAAGTCCATCTACTCCTACCGCAGGGATCCCAGTTACTTTGAGATCCCTACCAAAGAGTTCTATTCCAGACCCAAAACGGCTGAACTGCAAGCACATGAAGCACCCACAAAAGATCTAGACATTCCGGCCACACCCACACCTCCTGTGGTGCAGAGCCATGCATCCTTCACCATTGAATTTGACGACTGCACTCCCGGGAAGATTAAGATCAAAGATCATGTGACCAAATTCTCCTTCCGGCAGCGTAAACAGCCTGGCAATGAAGCAGCAACCACACCCACTGAGGAGATGTCTGTTGAGAGCAAGGTGGCTGATTGGTTGGTGCAGAGTGACTCTTGCATTATGAGAAACAAGTTCAGGCCAGATGACCTGTACAGCACCAAGAGTGATCTGCCCATTAACAACAAGGCTCTCGCAG ATCACTATCATGAAGATGGCACACAGAGTGACTCAGAGGAACCTGTTCTAATGGAGAAGCAGGGATTGCAGTCTAAGCTTCTAGGAAACCCTCAGAGACCTTTCCATTCCCAGCAACAGCAACCTCTGACTGCTCCTGATGAAAAGGCTACCCTCTCAACCTCGCCGTCTCCACCACAGAGTCAGGGGAAACCAGAACCACAGCAAGCGTTTGTCATTGAATTTTTTGATCAGAAGAAGCGCTCTCATTCTTTCACCAACAAATTGAGTCCAAGTGAGTCCAATTCCGGCCTCAGGAATCGTCTGGAGAAGAAACAAAATGCTGTACTGCCTGACCGACCTAGCCCCATTCCAAACTCAAATCCCCCAACTCAACAGTTTACCATACCCCTCAAAGACTCGCCTGGGCCACAGAGAGCCAGTTCACTACGACGGGAAAAGAGCGACATTCGCCTCAGTTCCTCCAGCTTCTCTTCTCATTCAGCATCTGGCACAAACATTCGATCATTTGGAAGTGTGGGGCGGCGTACTAAACTGGCACAGGACTTTGCAGCTGAACTCCTCAAACATTCTAAAAAAtctgccacctcctcttccaccgCCATAACAGCTCCAGTTACACCAGCCCTGCAGGGCTCCTCTGTCCGTACAGTGTCCACTGAGCTCCCTATTCCTTCTAGGACAGGTACAGAAGACAAACCCACCAGGGGCCCCAGGAGTGAAGAAGATGATAGCTTGAGTGATGCAGGCACCTATACCATTGAGGCTGACTGCCAGGACAAAGAGGTGGTGGAAGCACGTAATATGATCGATCAG GTGTTTGGGGTTGACGTGGCAGGACACAAGAGCATGACTCCAGGGCCAGTCTATATGACTGATAGCACTAACGGCAGGCAGGGCCAGGGTACACTTCACCTAAGTGAGAGTAGTTCTGCCTCGGTGCAGGGGCCTTATCCACCAGACCTTAGTGAATCACCTTTGGTcccacag GGCTCGTCGGGGAGCTTGATGGACCCTGGGGGCCAGCGTTGGGTCTCTCGCTGGGCAAGTCTGGCAGATGGCTATTCAGAGTCAGGCCCAGTCTCTGGCCTCTTCAACATCCCAGCACAGTTGGAGCTCTCTG GAGGCAGAATAATCCATCAGGCCATGCTGAACCGAACCTTTGAAACTGAATCAGAGAGCAGTCCTCTGAGTTCACGCGCAAGGCGTGTGCTCCCTCAATTACCCTCACAGGAGCAAACTGACTGTCCACCACCTAGCATCCAAATCCAATCTAACCCCTATGCAACCTATGAGGTTAGGGGCAGGAGGTCAAAAAGCCCTCGGCAGCAGAGTGATGTCCATAAGTTGCGTGTCGGGGATGACCTGGAGCCGGACAGCTTGAGTGATGCCAGCAAATCGGATGATGGCTCAGTTCTAGAGCCGAGCAAGACCTGGAAAAAAGATCCTGGATTAAAGGCATGTGAGAATAGTTGGTCCGATAACAGATCCAAAACAAGGGACATCTCAAACACAGCTACCTCAATTTATGTTAAAGTTGAGGAAAGTGAGTCCAAACCTAACCAAGCTTTTCAAGAAATTCATGCCAAGTTTTCATCAGCCACTGTGACCAGGCAGTATAGCAATAAAACTTTGAAGCCCAATGCCTCTGATCCTAACCTAGATGTCTTGCAGAGTAACGAGGACTCCCCTCCACTAATGAGGCAGGAGAGCTTTACAACTTTCCGGACCACCAGTGACTATCACACAGCTCAACTACCTAATATCTCCAATGAACCCCCTTCTAGTGCTCGGGATCCTGCAGATGCCTTCAGAGGTGTCTGCAAacaggacactcagggttatctCAAGGACACAGAAGACGTATTGGCTGTACTTGAGGCAAAACTCCAGAATCAACAGCAGGTCAGCAGTGCCCTGGACGATTCTTTCTCTGGAGAATCAGATGTGGACACCTCCAGCACGATCAGCCAGCGCAGCAGCAGGAACATGCCCAACGCTACCTCCAAGAACCCTGCACTCACCTCTGGGCATCAGAAGGAAAGGTTATCCCTTGGACGGCAGGATCTGGATCAGCACAGTCAGCACTCCACACAGGAGAATCGGCGGCCCACAGATTCAGGCGGCAAAGTGTCCGATCTTGGCCGAAAACCCACAGTGCCACGTAGTTTTGCTAAACATGGTTTTAACGACAACAGTGATTACAACCAGCGCCAGTGGCCCGACTCTGTTACCTCAGACCAGGAGTACTCCAGCACTCGCAGGAAGTGCGTAGTTCCTTCGCAGAAAGAAGACTCAGGCAAGTCCGGAAGGAATTCAGTCGCTCAGGCCCTGGCCCGCTCCAACTCCCTCACTGCTCCTCGCCCAACCCGAACTTCTGTTCTCCGCCGTGCCCGGCTCGGAGAGGCTTCTGACAACGAGGGTGCTGAGGTTGACCGGACGTCACAGAACTCTGAGGGTAGTGCGCAGGGATCACGGCCTACACTGGAAAGCAGAAAGCTGTCCCGCCTTGACATCTTAGCTCAGCCCAGGAAAAGGACCGGATCCTTCAACACACCCAGCGATACGGAATCCCCCTCCACACGAACAGGATTCTCCAATCGCAGCTCAGAGCTCAGCAGCTCTGTACGCAAGGCCTCTGTGCCTGACCCAAAGGGTGTGGCTCGGAAAACATCAGGGACCACAGGCAAACAACCAATCATCCGAGGACGTTCCAGCAGTGCAAAGTATGCCAGCAGTACAGCCA GCTCCAGAAGGCATCAGAAGGGTTCAGATTACACCTCCACCTCGGAGGAGGAGTACGAACCTAGCCACAGTAGTACGCCTAAACCCAAACGCTCCCATAACCCAGGAACCTCGCAGACTCCTGTGCTGGCCCGGCCTACACCCAGGGTTCAAGAGGAGGGCCATGATGGGGATGCCTTCCAGAACTGGACCACCCATAGTGCAGAGATTGCCAG GCTGAGTCAGGACCTGGCTAAAGACCTAGCGATATTGGCCAGAGAAATCCATGATGTGGCTGGAGATACAGATCCTCAGAACACGGTTACATCAGACTCCATGAGAACAGTAAAGGAGGAGGTAACACAAGAT TTGCATAATCACATTCCAGAGGCAAGTCAGAGCTTCCAGAAATTTCCACTGAACTCCACTGCAATTAGGGACCCCAACCAGACCTTATGTGCccaagatacacacacaaagtcacaagtcTGCAACCTAGAAGAG TTCAATGTAGACAATCAGATGTTGAATCCAGTGTCTCAACTGTCTTTTGCCATCCGGGAGAACACTGAAATGCtaacagagaaaataaa ggtTCTTTTCCACAATAAGGCAGAGGTGTGGGAAGAGGCTGAGGCAAAGGCCAATGCTGAAAATGACATTCCTGCACCGAAAACCTCAAACaaa GAAATCACATCCATTTATAGAGAGCTCCGAAGGGTTCAGAGACAGCTGGAAG TCATCAACAGCATCATCGAGCCCTGTGAGAAGCCAGTGCCCAGTAAACCAGTGCATGCGCCTGCCTCATCTCTGTCTGGACTGAAAAGCGGTAGGAGATTCCTGAAGGACTGGAAGCCACTTTCATCCCTtcggggtggagggggtggacCCTCAGCGAAGCCCAGCGGTGGCAGCAGGCGGCATGGATTGGCCTCAGATGGAGAGTTTTCTGTGGTCTGA